The genomic interval CCAAAACAAACCACGAGATCATGTCCAGGTTGCCCATCGACGTGGTAAGGATCAGTTCCGTTGAGGATGTACGTCGGGACATTCTTCACTGTGATGGCGTGATCGACGGGCTTTTTGGTACCGGTCTGGACCGGGTGGTGGTGGGGCTTTACGCGGACGTGATCGGTCTCGTCAACGAAAGCGGTAAGCCGGTTCTCAGTCTCGATATTCCCTCGGGGGTCAACGGTGACACCGGCGAGATCATGGGAGTGGCCGTCCGGGCTGATTATACGGTGACATTCGGATTGCCGAAGGTCGGCAACCTTCTTTATCCGGGCCATGAGATGGGGGGAAAATTGTTTGTCTGTCACATATCCTTCCCGCCTGAATTGTACGACCGGGATGATCTTCTGATCCAGATAAACGATTTTATCGCACTCCCAGCCAGAAACCCGGACGGTCATAAAGGGTCGATGGGAGAGGCCCTGGTTGTTGCCGGGGCGGCATCCTACTTCGGTGCGCCCTATTTTTCAGCCCTCGCTTTTTTGAAGGCGGGCGGGGGTTATTGCCGCCTGGCCGTACCGGTCGGGATGGCCCCGTTCATCGCCCAGAAGGGCAGTGAAATTGTCCTCATTCCTCAAAAAGAAACACCGGAAGGGACCATCTCCCGACAGAACCTCCGGTCTCTGCTGGATCTGTCGGCGCGGATGGATTGCGTCGTGATCGGTCCCGGCCTCTCGCTGAATGACGAAACCCAGCACCTCGTCCGGGATCTGGTTACGAAGATCGAAAGACCCTTGTTGATCGACGGGGACGGCATTACGGCGGTCGCCGGCCATTTGGATCTCATCAGAAAACGAAAAGGTGAGACGATCCTGACGCCTCATTTGGGAGAGATGTCCCGGATCACGGGAAAAGAGGTTGACGCAATCAGGTGGAACCGGATCGATATTTTGCAGGAAACGGCGAAAGACCTCGGAGCGCATATCGTGCTGAAAGGCGCCCATTCTCTGATCGGCCGTCCCGACGGACGCGTTTATATCAACCTGAGCGGCAATTCCGGTATGGCCACTGCGGGGAGCGGGGATGTGCTTGCAGGGGTGATCGCGGCCATGGGCGGTCTGGGGTTGGGCGTGGAAGAGGCGGTCCGGAAGGGGGTGTTTCTTCACGGTCTGGCGGGTGATTTGGCGGCAGCCGACCTGGGCGAGGACGGCATCACCGCCCAGGATATTCTCGACTACCTGCCGTCGGCC from Deltaproteobacteria bacterium carries:
- a CDS encoding NAD(P)H-hydrate dehydratase, whose amino-acid sequence is MKVARVEEMRSMDRYAIERFKIPEELLMENAGLASASVLNREIGIRGKKFVVLCGGGNNGGDGFVVARKILSDGGRIKVFISGDPDKYRGAAKTNHEIMSRLPIDVVRISSVEDVRRDILHCDGVIDGLFGTGLDRVVVGLYADVIGLVNESGKPVLSLDIPSGVNGDTGEIMGVAVRADYTVTFGLPKVGNLLYPGHEMGGKLFVCHISFPPELYDRDDLLIQINDFIALPARNPDGHKGSMGEALVVAGAASYFGAPYFSALAFLKAGGGYCRLAVPVGMAPFIAQKGSEIVLIPQKETPEGTISRQNLRSLLDLSARMDCVVIGPGLSLNDETQHLVRDLVTKIERPLLIDGDGITAVAGHLDLIRKRKGETILTPHLGEMSRITGKEVDAIRWNRIDILQETAKDLGAHIVLKGAHSLIGRPDGRVYINLSGNSGMATAGSGDVLAGVIAAMGGLGLGVEEAVRKGVFLHGLAGDLAAADLGEDGITAQDILDYLPSALKGDRKGVHGGPRNIYKGPVLI